One Microbacterium esteraromaticum genomic window carries:
- a CDS encoding carbohydrate ABC transporter permease gives MKNAATPSKALIYAGLGFIALLQLLPFYFGLTTASKPKTDLSSPWVFPGEIHWANFQTAMQQGHILQAIGNSALVTVVSTVLVCVLGAFTAYPLARRITRGNQLVYACIISLIMIPPLSVLVPLYTLMKDLGGLNTHWGIIVLMVTGNLPLAVFLYTAFMRSLPVSIEEAATVDGAGPLQMLFRIVFPMLRPVTATVAILAGVGIWNEFALSTYFLRTDETRTIAPAVAGFFASQGSNPGAAAAASLLSVVPVLLAYLFLQRSFIKGMVAGSLK, from the coding sequence GTGAAGAACGCCGCGACGCCGTCGAAGGCGCTCATCTACGCAGGTCTCGGGTTCATCGCCCTGCTGCAGCTGCTGCCCTTCTACTTCGGGCTCACCACGGCATCCAAGCCCAAGACCGATCTGTCTTCGCCCTGGGTCTTCCCCGGCGAGATCCACTGGGCCAACTTCCAGACCGCCATGCAGCAGGGGCACATTCTGCAGGCGATCGGCAACAGCGCGCTGGTCACGGTCGTCTCGACTGTGCTCGTGTGCGTGCTGGGCGCGTTCACCGCCTACCCACTGGCGCGGCGGATCACACGAGGCAACCAGCTCGTCTACGCCTGCATCATCAGCCTGATCATGATCCCGCCGCTGTCGGTGCTCGTGCCGCTGTACACCCTCATGAAAGACCTCGGCGGGCTGAACACCCACTGGGGCATCATCGTGCTCATGGTCACCGGCAACCTGCCGCTGGCGGTGTTCCTGTACACGGCGTTCATGCGCAGCCTGCCGGTGTCGATCGAGGAGGCCGCGACCGTCGACGGAGCGGGGCCGCTGCAGATGCTGTTCCGCATCGTCTTCCCGATGCTCCGACCCGTCACGGCGACCGTCGCGATCCTCGCGGGCGTCGGCATCTGGAACGAGTTCGCGCTGAGCACCTACTTCCTGCGCACCGACGAGACCCGCACGATCGCTCCGGCGGTCGCGGGGTTCTTCGCGTCGCAGGGCAGCAACCCAGGAGCCGCGGCCGCGGCATCCCTGCTTTCGGTCGTGCCGGTGCTGCTCGCGTACCTGTTCCTGCAGCGCAGCTTCATCAAAGGGATGGTCGCCGGCTCGCTGAAGTGA
- a CDS encoding GNAT family N-acetyltransferase produces MLASLPLPHSIDTRAGLAELRRATQDDADGIITLLADDPISAARGDQASDADRPAYLAALGDILANPSNDLLVVELDGALVGTLQLTSIPGMARQGARRLLVEAVRVRSDLRSSGIGSAMMRWVADAAAPALGAAMVQLTSDASRIDAHRFYERLGYAGSHVGFKIAVPRR; encoded by the coding sequence ATGCTGGCATCCCTCCCCCTTCCCCATTCGATCGACACCAGGGCCGGTCTCGCCGAGCTGCGCCGCGCGACGCAAGACGACGCCGACGGCATCATCACGCTGCTCGCCGACGACCCGATCAGCGCCGCGCGCGGGGATCAGGCATCGGATGCCGATCGCCCGGCCTACCTGGCCGCCCTCGGCGACATCCTCGCCAACCCGTCGAACGACCTGCTCGTCGTCGAGCTCGACGGAGCACTCGTCGGCACGCTGCAGCTCACGTCGATTCCTGGAATGGCCAGGCAGGGAGCGCGGCGGCTGCTCGTCGAGGCGGTACGGGTGCGCAGCGACCTGCGGTCGAGCGGCATCGGCTCGGCCATGATGCGCTGGGTGGCGGATGCCGCGGCGCCGGCCCTCGGCGCTGCCATGGTGCAGCTGACTTCCGATGCGTCACGGATCGATGCGCACAGGTTCTACGAGCGGCTCGGCTATGCCGGCTCGCACGTCGGCTTCAAGATCGCGGTCCCCCGCCGCTGA
- the aspS gene encoding aspartate--tRNA ligase, whose protein sequence is MLRTHTAGSLDASHIGQTVTLSGWVDRRRDHGGVAFIDLRDASGIAQVVIRDEEVAHPLRSEFVLQVTGEVSRRPAGNENPNLPTGEIELIAADVVVLNESAPLPFQVSSGLAESDPIGEEVRLKHRYLDLRRPNPAAAMRLRSDVYKAIRDELHKRDFVEVETPTLTRSTPEGARDFLVPARLHPGSWYALPQSPQLFKQLLMVGGVEKYFQIARCYRDEDFRADRQPEFTQLDIEMSFVEQEDVIEMMESLVVAMWKTIDVDVQTPLPRITYADAMAKYGSDKPDLRFGLELVEATEYFANTPFRVFQSEYVGAVLMPGGASQPRKTLDAWQDWAKQRGARGLAYVLFNEDGTLGGPVAKNLSEAEQAGLADLVGAKPGDCAFFAAGETKASRALLGAARVEIGRRLELLDPNVFAFTWVVDAPMFEPAGDAVASGDVAVGSGAWTAVHHAFTGPKPEFADTFDTDPASALAYAYDIVCNGSELGGGSIRIHREDVQKRVFNVMGITEEQADEKFGFLLEAFKFGAPPHGGIALGMDRVMQHLTKTDSIREVIAFPKSGNGFDPLTEAPAAITPEQRAEAGVDAEPEASVPA, encoded by the coding sequence GTGCTTCGCACACACACGGCAGGCTCACTCGATGCCTCGCACATCGGTCAGACCGTCACCCTCTCGGGCTGGGTCGATCGTCGCCGCGATCACGGAGGCGTCGCGTTCATCGATCTTCGCGATGCGTCGGGCATCGCCCAGGTCGTCATCCGCGACGAGGAGGTGGCGCACCCGCTGCGCTCGGAGTTCGTGCTGCAGGTGACGGGTGAGGTCTCGCGCCGCCCCGCGGGCAACGAGAACCCCAACCTGCCGACCGGCGAGATCGAGCTGATCGCCGCTGACGTCGTCGTGCTCAACGAGTCGGCTCCTCTCCCCTTTCAGGTCTCGAGCGGCCTGGCCGAGTCCGACCCGATCGGCGAGGAGGTGCGCCTGAAGCACCGGTACCTCGACCTGAGGCGTCCGAACCCCGCGGCCGCGATGCGTCTGCGCTCGGACGTCTACAAGGCGATCCGCGACGAGCTGCACAAGCGCGACTTCGTCGAGGTCGAGACTCCGACCCTCACCCGCTCGACGCCAGAGGGCGCCCGCGACTTCCTCGTGCCCGCGCGCCTGCACCCGGGCAGCTGGTACGCACTGCCGCAGTCGCCGCAGCTGTTCAAGCAGCTGCTGATGGTGGGCGGTGTGGAGAAGTACTTCCAGATCGCCCGCTGCTACCGCGACGAGGACTTCCGCGCCGACCGTCAGCCGGAGTTCACCCAGCTCGACATCGAGATGTCGTTCGTCGAGCAGGAGGACGTCATCGAGATGATGGAGTCGCTCGTCGTCGCGATGTGGAAGACCATCGATGTCGATGTGCAGACCCCGCTGCCGCGCATCACCTATGCCGACGCCATGGCGAAGTACGGCTCCGACAAGCCCGACCTGCGCTTCGGTCTCGAACTCGTCGAGGCGACCGAGTACTTCGCGAACACGCCGTTCCGTGTGTTCCAGTCGGAGTACGTCGGTGCGGTGCTCATGCCCGGTGGTGCCTCGCAGCCGCGCAAGACGCTGGATGCCTGGCAGGACTGGGCGAAGCAGCGCGGCGCCCGAGGTCTCGCCTACGTGCTCTTCAACGAGGACGGAACTCTTGGCGGCCCCGTCGCCAAGAACCTGTCCGAGGCAGAGCAGGCCGGCCTCGCCGACCTCGTCGGAGCCAAGCCCGGCGACTGCGCCTTCTTCGCCGCCGGCGAGACGAAGGCCAGCCGCGCACTGCTCGGCGCCGCCCGCGTCGAGATCGGCCGACGCCTCGAGCTGCTCGACCCGAACGTGTTCGCGTTCACCTGGGTCGTCGACGCGCCGATGTTCGAGCCCGCCGGCGACGCGGTGGCATCCGGTGATGTCGCGGTCGGCTCCGGCGCCTGGACGGCGGTGCACCACGCGTTCACCGGCCCGAAGCCCGAGTTCGCCGACACGTTCGACACCGACCCGGCCTCGGCCCTCGCCTACGCGTACGACATCGTGTGCAACGGCTCCGAGCTGGGCGGCGGCTCGATCCGCATCCACCGCGAAGACGTGCAGAAGCGCGTCTTCAACGTCATGGGCATCACCGAGGAGCAGGCCGACGAGAAGTTCGGCTTCCTGCTCGAGGCGTTCAAGTTCGGCGCTCCCCCGCACGGCGGAATCGCACTGGGCATGGACCGCGTGATGCAGCACCTGACCAAGACGGACTCGATCCGCGAGGTCATCGCGTTCCCGAAGTCGGGCAACGGCTTCGACCCGCTCACCGAGGCGCCCGCGGCGATCACGCCCGAGCAGCGCGCCGAGGCGGGCGTCGACGCCGAGCCCGAGGCGTCCGTCCCGGCCTGA
- a CDS encoding transcriptional regulator, translated as MAHPRHELDPALLTPVRLSLLAALPEGIELDFAALRDLLEADDSAVSKGITHLQDHGYVAITKGYAGARPRTWVSSTATGRRALARHMAALRAIVGDV; from the coding sequence ATGGCGCACCCGAGGCATGAACTCGATCCCGCGCTGCTGACCCCCGTGCGGCTCTCCCTGCTCGCCGCGCTGCCCGAGGGGATCGAACTCGACTTCGCTGCGCTGCGCGATCTGCTCGAGGCCGACGACTCGGCGGTGTCGAAGGGCATCACGCACCTGCAGGATCACGGCTACGTCGCCATCACCAAGGGTTATGCCGGAGCGCGCCCACGCACCTGGGTCTCGTCGACGGCGACGGGGCGGCGCGCGCTGGCTCGGCACATGGCAGCGCTGCGCGCGATCGTCGGCGACGTCTGA
- a CDS encoding histidine phosphatase family protein has protein sequence MTARRLHLVRHGEVHNPARVLYGRLPDYHLSDAGRRMAHDAAEHVASLDRPVSELRCSPLERTQESAEPFTELFGLEAVHDVRIIEPANVFEGKRMSRALRNPFNWRHLRRPSVPSWGEAYTSVAQRMRAAMDEAWDAAERGPAVHDGDIVFVSHQAPIWITHLSVAGLPLRHDPRTRRCALSSVTSFERVGDVWREIEYVEPAAKGIDLGAV, from the coding sequence GTGACGGCACGACGACTCCACCTGGTGCGCCACGGCGAAGTGCACAACCCCGCCCGCGTGCTCTACGGGCGCCTTCCCGACTACCACCTGAGCGACGCCGGGCGCCGGATGGCGCACGATGCGGCAGAGCATGTGGCATCCCTCGATCGACCGGTCAGCGAGCTGCGCTGCTCACCGCTCGAGCGCACTCAGGAGTCCGCGGAGCCGTTCACCGAGCTGTTCGGTCTCGAGGCCGTGCACGACGTGCGCATCATCGAGCCGGCCAACGTCTTCGAGGGCAAGCGGATGTCGCGAGCGCTGCGAAACCCGTTCAACTGGCGGCATCTGCGCCGCCCGTCGGTGCCGAGCTGGGGCGAGGCGTACACCTCCGTCGCTCAGCGCATGCGCGCGGCGATGGACGAGGCCTGGGATGCCGCGGAGCGGGGCCCCGCGGTGCACGACGGCGACATCGTGTTCGTCTCCCACCAGGCGCCGATCTGGATCACGCACCTGTCGGTCGCCGGTCTGCCGCTGCGGCACGATCCGCGAACGCGCCGGTGCGCGCTGTCGAGCGTCACCTCGTTCGAGCGGGTCGGCGATGTGTGGCGCGAGATCGAGTACGTGGAGCCGGCGGCCAAGGGCATCGACCTCGGCGCCGTCTGA
- a CDS encoding NAD(P)/FAD-dependent oxidoreductase, giving the protein MSDVIIIGAGPAGLQAALTLGRMHRSALVVDSGEYRNGTVLHMHNVVTNDGTAPAEFRAKARAQLAEYETIAIRQGKVAAVSPVDDGFEVRFDDGTVERAPRVMLATGMRDDLPDVPGLGELWGVRAFNCPFCDGHEFAGRRVGVLGADRAEHVVRMLRPIGASVTVFDGGGLDDGQRTALEALGATMHHAPVESVSADGDDVRVVAEDAVRVDGLFVTNATARQRAPFAEQLGLRILPSGAVEIDEFGRTSLPGVWAAGDLAHRATLPGIMAAVTLAAAAGQLAAIGIVQELAME; this is encoded by the coding sequence ATGAGCGACGTCATCATCATCGGGGCAGGGCCCGCCGGGCTGCAGGCGGCATTGACACTGGGGCGGATGCACCGTTCAGCGCTCGTCGTCGACTCCGGCGAGTACCGCAACGGCACCGTGCTGCACATGCACAATGTCGTCACCAATGACGGCACTGCACCGGCCGAGTTCCGAGCGAAGGCCCGCGCGCAGCTGGCGGAGTACGAGACGATCGCGATTCGCCAGGGGAAGGTCGCGGCGGTATCGCCTGTCGACGACGGATTCGAGGTGCGGTTCGATGACGGCACCGTCGAGCGTGCTCCACGGGTGATGCTCGCGACGGGCATGAGGGACGATCTGCCCGATGTCCCCGGTCTCGGCGAGCTGTGGGGCGTGCGCGCGTTCAACTGCCCGTTCTGCGATGGGCACGAGTTCGCCGGTCGCAGGGTGGGGGTGCTGGGCGCGGATCGGGCCGAGCATGTGGTGCGGATGCTTCGACCCATCGGCGCCTCGGTGACCGTATTCGACGGCGGCGGGCTCGATGACGGCCAGCGCACCGCCCTCGAAGCTCTGGGCGCCACCATGCACCACGCCCCGGTGGAGTCGGTCTCGGCCGACGGAGACGACGTGCGGGTCGTCGCGGAAGACGCCGTGCGTGTCGACGGGCTCTTCGTGACCAATGCCACCGCGCGCCAGCGCGCTCCCTTCGCCGAGCAGCTCGGTCTGCGGATACTTCCCAGCGGCGCCGTCGAGATCGATGAGTTCGGTCGCACGTCGCTGCCCGGCGTCTGGGCGGCAGGCGACCTCGCACACCGGGCGACCCTTCCCGGGATCATGGCGGCCGTCACCCTCGCGGCCGCGGCCGGTCAGCTGGCCGCCATTGGAATCGTGCAGGAGCTCGCGATGGAGTGA
- a CDS encoding MerR family transcriptional regulator yields MKSNAERPWSVGEVADRFSLPANVLRHWETVGLLAPERDSAGRRRYGRDDAVRVAVILRSKAAGMSLDQIAHLLERDMAGRHRVLQAHIDDLERRMAEMRRSKAMTEHALRCSAHDISTCPRFRAELSDLLVEFPEGQNGSERA; encoded by the coding sequence ATGAAGTCAAATGCCGAACGTCCCTGGTCGGTGGGCGAGGTCGCGGACCGCTTCTCCCTGCCGGCGAACGTGCTTCGTCACTGGGAGACGGTGGGACTGCTGGCTCCCGAGCGCGACTCCGCCGGCCGGCGACGGTACGGACGCGACGACGCTGTACGAGTCGCGGTCATCCTGCGCAGCAAGGCCGCAGGGATGAGTCTCGACCAGATCGCGCATCTGCTGGAGCGCGACATGGCCGGCAGGCATCGCGTGCTGCAGGCGCACATCGACGACCTCGAGCGGCGGATGGCCGAGATGCGCCGATCGAAGGCGATGACCGAGCATGCCCTCAGATGCTCGGCGCATGACATCTCGACCTGCCCGCGCTTCCGAGCCGAGCTCTCCGATCTGCTGGTCGAGTTCCCCGAGGGGCAGAACGGCTCAGAGCGCGCATAG
- a CDS encoding TlpA family protein disulfide reductase, which produces MSVPARSLRGAWRIGAAALAAALTIGLSACAPDPMVEAYKNGDQKAYTAADFRVDSIPEAERGEPVDFGGVTENGEKFSSDDIRGEVAVVNFWYAGCGPCRIEAEDLEETWQKHQADGVQFIGVNIYDQADTAKAFAKTYGVTYPSLMDATTGDAKLAFARVTPIQAPPTTLVIDRQGRVAARIIGPIDGTSILSTLIKDALKEKV; this is translated from the coding sequence GTGTCCGTGCCTGCTCGATCCCTTCGCGGCGCCTGGCGCATCGGCGCCGCAGCGCTCGCCGCTGCGCTCACCATCGGTCTGAGCGCCTGCGCACCCGACCCCATGGTCGAGGCCTACAAGAACGGTGATCAGAAGGCGTACACCGCGGCCGACTTCCGCGTGGACTCGATCCCCGAGGCCGAACGCGGGGAGCCGGTCGACTTCGGCGGCGTCACCGAGAACGGTGAGAAGTTCTCGAGCGACGACATCCGCGGCGAGGTCGCCGTCGTCAACTTCTGGTACGCGGGCTGCGGCCCGTGCCGCATCGAGGCCGAGGATCTCGAGGAGACCTGGCAGAAGCACCAGGCTGACGGTGTGCAGTTCATCGGCGTGAACATCTACGACCAGGCCGACACCGCCAAGGCCTTCGCCAAGACCTACGGCGTCACCTATCCGAGCCTCATGGACGCCACGACCGGCGACGCCAAGCTCGCGTTCGCACGAGTGACGCCGATCCAGGCGCCGCCGACCACGCTCGTCATCGACCGGCAGGGACGCGTCGCGGCTCGCATCATCGGACCCATCGACGGCACCTCGATCCTGTCGACCCTCATCAAGGACGCGCTCAAGGAGAAGGTGTGA